The Pyrus communis chromosome 8, drPyrComm1.1, whole genome shotgun sequence region tcggtTGTCAAATCGAATGAATTTGAGAAGATTAATAGAAAAAATTAACAACGATGTGTAGGAAGTAAAAATggatgtgtgaataacactatgaTCTATCCTTCTTACTTGCATTGTGATTCACCACAAAGAAGTATATTTGTCTATTTCAACCTAACATTACCAAAATTATTTGAGTTTATTTGGAAGCACTATGTTAACAGGAACCAAACATATCAAATGCCAagggttcttttcttttcaagaaTGGAAGGGAACCATAACCTTCGATGGAAGGGAATCATAACCTTCTGTGGAAGGGAATCATAACTTTTAATTTATGATTTAGGGTTCGAAATCCTTCaatgtgacaaaaaaaaaccccttaTCTAAGCTAATTTTAACTCATTTATCCAGACGCTTACTATATGATCTAACCCTTGGGTGATAATTAGCACTTTTTAAGTTATATAGATTTTGGCCTTACTCAAGCATGCATATGCTAACTACTTTCCTATGATACTATCTCAAAGTGCACTCAATCAGTTTATTACTTTCAAGTAGTTCTGAGaagaataaattaattatatacattTACAGGCCAAGACCAGTTTATGATTAATATCCCACTCCCTAAACCAGGACCAATGGTACCAATATTGAAAATTAGTCATGTTGGTAAAGGATACCTTCCGCCTCTAAGCTCGGTTGTGGCCTGATCACCTGGCTTTGTTAGTTTCCTTTCCTTTGATTGTCTAGGGTTTTGGTGCCTGTGCCTATTCCCCTTTGCTTTCAGTCGTATCTCTGGAGGCTTTGGCCTGTTTTTAATGAATTCTTATTTTCAACCACAAAAAGGAAATTCGTGTTGGTAAATGAATTAAGCAAATTATTCCGTATAACTAATAAATAGATAGTGATATGTAATTTGGTTTACTGTGTCACGTTCTCTCTTTATTCCATGCATGAGGAGGCCAGGCAGAAACAACAAATAAAGAAAGTTGGGGTTCTATCATAAGATCAATTTACAACATAGGGAGTAGTCAAATCTCTTATAAACCTAGAAtttttttaccttcacatcctcacCTGCCCCCTCACCTGAACtgaacacgtggacaacacgaattggatgacgtggagcacgtgtgacCTTGGGCTTCACATATGGGACAACTTACTTttataccatgaagaaagttagggtttcattataaaatcaattggcaatatgagaagTAACTCAATCTTTAATAATTAAGCAgttgtaatatttttcttttcatcgaTATGAGAATCTTTTACATTTACATCTTAACAACAAGTAGCTTTTTTAGCACTAATTAAATCACGTCCACAACGTCAAAAGAAAGCTTAAATGCGAAGAAATTTCGTCGaccacccaaaaccctaaaaatattaataaaacaaaaagagagagaatgagggaataaaagcaaaaatatacaaaagaCTCTCCCTTGCTTTCCTCCTCTCTagctttctcttttctctttctttctttcttgctcTGGTATTCCCTTGGTGTGATTCTCCACCACCATATTTCCTAAAGACGCATCAAACtttataaaaagaagaaaaaagatcaAACACCATGGTTTTCTCATCTATTCCAGTTTATGTGGATCCTCCCAATTGGCACCAGGTGATGTTTCTCTAGCTCTAATTTTCCATCTGTAACTTCCATCTTCACCAAAATAGAAAAgggaagaacaaaaataaaagcaaattaaaaagataattattCCTATTCCTTTGTGATCTCTTTGTGAATATACCAGAAATATTTGTTTCTTATGGTTAACTCAtagtttcttttgatttttattatcttGCAGCAACCAAATTATCATCCACTAGGAGGTACTACTGCTGGAAGTGAAAATCCACATGAATTTCCACCACTCCCTCCACCACCGTCACTAACTCATGTCTGTGGTGCAGGCAGTATTAGTGGTGTTGGTGGTGGCCCAGGCTCCATCAGACCCAGTTCGATGTCTGATCGAGCCCGTCTGGCAAAGATTCCACAACCAGAAACTGCGCTCAAGTGTCCTCGGTGTGAGTCCACCAACACCAAGTTTTGCTACTTCAATAACTACAGCCTCACTCAGCCTCGCCACTTCTGCAAGACATGTCGGCGCTATTGGACCCGAGGAGGTGCCCTAAGGAGCGTTCCTGTTGGAGGAGGATGTCGCCGAAACAAGAAAACTAaaagcaacagcagcagcagcagtcgATCCAAATCTCCAGTAGCCACTGGCGATCATATCCAAACAGGTTCCAACTCAATTACCAACAACTCATCAAATCATATGATTGGAAATACTCCTCATCATTTGACACAACTACCACCAAGTACTCATCAATCACTACCATTTCTAGCCTCATCCATACCAAGTCTAGGTCGTTATGGAGTAGCTGGGAACATGGGATTGAACTTCAATGAGATCCAGCAGGAACAGACtgatcatcaccatcatcatatGGGGTTTCAGTTTCATCAGATTGCAGGAGGCAATAATATGAACAATTTAAGTGGTGGAATATTAGGAGGGGATCATAATAATCAGTGGCGTAATTCGAACTTGCAGCAAATTCCATTTTTGGTTGGTACCGGGTTTGAATCATCAACATCAACAGGTTTATACCCATTTCAAACGGGTGATCAAGGAGTCGATCATCAAGCAACAACTGATCCAATGGTTGGGAATAATTCTAGGGTTAATACTGAGCAGTTGCCTCCTCCAGTGAAAACTGAAGATAATCATGGTCTTACTTTTACAAGTACCCCTATTTCAGCGGAAACTAACAATAGCCAGTTCTGGGGTGGAAATTTGAATGCGTGGACAGATTTATCAGGGCTCAACTCTTCTTCCACAAGCCATCTCTTGTAACTAGGTCGACGGCAACGAATTTCAAGAACCCTAACCATCATTAATGATGACTAGAGGTGGATCCAATTAAGAAATGGTAGGCtttctattttgtattttattttgtttttatttttaaatttgagtaCTTATGTTGTGCTGGTTGGTATCGCGCGTGTATTAATGTATGGGTTTAATTACATATGTTTGAAGCACTTGGTCCTTAATTTGTGTATCATGGGTTGTATTTGAACACTATGAGATGATCAGTAGTCCCTGTGAAAACTTTTCATTTCATGTTATACATCTCTCATGTCTtctttcatccacatgcattgtACGGTAAAAATTGCATAGGTATGCATGAGAAATGAAACTGCAAGATTAAGTACTATTATTTGACTGGATTCTTTGGCTTCGATGAGCTCAATATGCGAATCGAGTCATTGGATGACAAATCTAACTAAAATATAGCTCCATATATGCATTTCTGTTCATAAAATCTTCATTGAACACCACTTTAACAATCAAAAGCTGCAAATCGATTAACTAATTAAAGTTTTTGTCTCGATATACATTAATATACAAGCGTTATTCTATTGTATAAATGAGGATTTGAACTTCGTGCAAAAGTAAAAGCGCACTGCTTTAGCCAATTTGACTTAGCTCAAATCTGCATGAATCAAGAGGACAATAAGAAGTATGTAGAGATTCTATAGTTTAATTAATATTAACTATTACTTTAATTATGTGTGAACATGGGCGATAGTAGCTTCATATATTATTGAATTATTGAGAGCGATTCTCTCCACATCGTGGCTGGTATGCAATGCTCTTCATACAATGAGTCCCATGTTGGGCATATCGAGGAAGATGCAAAGGCTACGTTGTCCTCGATCGCTGGAGCTACTATCATCCATGTTCACCGTCAAGCCAACGGTGCTACCCATCGGCCTGCCCATTATGCCGTTCATAGCTGGAGTCCTTTTTTTCGGTTCGACGATCCCCCGGATCTTATTATAGACGTCTTAATTGAGGATTGTAATTCTGTTTAGTCAGTTTTGTACTGCTCTTCTTATTTCGAATCGTTTcagttgaaaaaaaaagctaaagtaATTTGTTGAGGGAAATTGATCCGCAGTCCACCATTGCTCTGAAAAGGGTTGCCTTTAGGTCATTCACCAACACCAAGCACCGCCTTCAATGGTCTCTTTCTCAAAATGATGCGTCATCAGGACTGGAGAGAGGGACACTGACTCTACTTCCTCCATCTTCCCCAATTCCTCTAAATGTGGCAAATTTTGAACTCCAAGAAAGCTTCTCGTCTTATGTTTTTAT contains the following coding sequences:
- the LOC137743485 gene encoding dof zinc finger protein DOF2.4-like isoform X3, with amino-acid sequence MVFSSIPVYVDPPNWHQQPNYHPLGGTTAGSENPHEFPPLPPPPSLTHVCGAGSISGVGGGPGSIRPSSMSDRARLAKIPQPETALKCPRCESTNTKFCYFNNYSLTQPRHFCKTCRRYWTRGGALRSVPVGGGCRRNKKTKSNSSSSSRSKSPVATGDHIQTASSIPSLGRYGVAGNMGLNFNEIQQEQTDHHHHHMGFQFHQIAGGNNMNNLSGGILGGDHNNQWRNSNLQQIPFLVGTGFESSTSTGLYPFQTGDQGVDHQATTDPMVGNNSRVNTEQLPPPVKTEDNHGLTFTSTPISAETNNSQFWGGNLNAWTDLSGLNSSSTSHLL
- the LOC137743485 gene encoding dof zinc finger protein DOF3.6-like isoform X2, which gives rise to MVFSSIPVYVDPPNWHQQPNYHPLGGSISGVGGGPGSIRPSSMSDRARLAKIPQPETALKCPRCESTNTKFCYFNNYSLTQPRHFCKTCRRYWTRGGALRSVPVGGGCRRNKKTKSNSSSSSRSKSPVATGDHIQTGSNSITNNSSNHMIGNTPHHLTQLPPSTHQSLPFLASSIPSLGRYGVAGNMGLNFNEIQQEQTDHHHHHMGFQFHQIAGGNNMNNLSGGILGGDHNNQWRNSNLQQIPFLVGTGFESSTSTGLYPFQTGDQGVDHQATTDPMVGNNSRVNTEQLPPPVKTEDNHGLTFTSTPISAETNNSQFWGGNLNAWTDLSGLNSSSTSHLL
- the LOC137743485 gene encoding dof zinc finger protein DOF3.6-like isoform X1, whose product is MVFSSIPVYVDPPNWHQQPNYHPLGGTTAGSENPHEFPPLPPPPSLTHVCGAGSISGVGGGPGSIRPSSMSDRARLAKIPQPETALKCPRCESTNTKFCYFNNYSLTQPRHFCKTCRRYWTRGGALRSVPVGGGCRRNKKTKSNSSSSSRSKSPVATGDHIQTGSNSITNNSSNHMIGNTPHHLTQLPPSTHQSLPFLASSIPSLGRYGVAGNMGLNFNEIQQEQTDHHHHHMGFQFHQIAGGNNMNNLSGGILGGDHNNQWRNSNLQQIPFLVGTGFESSTSTGLYPFQTGDQGVDHQATTDPMVGNNSRVNTEQLPPPVKTEDNHGLTFTSTPISAETNNSQFWGGNLNAWTDLSGLNSSSTSHLL